The following coding sequences are from one Leishmania major strain Friedlin complete genome, chromosome 36 window:
- a CDS encoding ADP-ribosylation factor-like protein, which yields MSTEDASIAYAKKHKIHHLFELMATKVLLNRPENPFAYLRNLLKDVEESEKNRVPYDPTEVHFNNDVGAAAPAAGNSGGSGAAAPAAALTSAKKEKRTVTLATFGLDRAGKTCALSVLESGEADKKYTPTVGFAPIKFPLDDYNLCVFDLGGAANFRGIWVHYYHDCFGIVYVIDSAASDERVAESLKVLHETLQHPYVKGKPLLVLANKKDLPESRGVGVVPQGFLEEAMGEPGAPHRVLATCAIEDDPVLVEGIEWLLEAVSKEYDTLAKRVAKDSNEVKSEKARQRAARLAAIRGEDR from the coding sequence ATGTCCACAGAGGACGCGAGCATTGCCTATGCCAAGAAGCACAAAATCCACCATCTGTTCGAGCTCATGGCGACCAAGGTGCTGCTGAACCGTCCCGAGAACCCCTTTGCATACCTTCGCAACCTCCTcaaggacgtggaggagtcCGAGAAGAACAGGGTCCCGTACGATCCTACGGAGGTCCACTTCAACAACGAcgtcggtgccgcagcaccggcggcaggaaacagcggcggcagtggcgcggcggctccagcagcggcgctgaccTCTGCgaagaaggaaaagagaacCGTGACGCTAGCCACCTTCGGTCTCGACCGGGCGGGCAAGACGTGCGCCCTTTCCGTGctggagagcggcgaggcggacAAGAAGTACACCCCGACCGTCGGCTTTGCCCCGATCAAGTTCCCGCTGGACGACTACAACTTGTGCGTCTTTGACCTCGGCGGGGCCGCCAACTTCCGCGGCATTTGGGTGCACTACTACCACGACTGCTTCGGTATCGTGTATGTCATCGActcggcggccagcgatGAGCGGGTGGCCGAGTCACTCAAGGTGCTGCACGAGACGCTCCAGCACCCGTACGTGAAAGGGAAGCCACTCTTGGTGCTCGCAAACAAGAAGGACTTGCCGGAAAGCCGCGGAGTGGGGGTGGTCCCCCAGGGCTTTctcgaggaggcgatggGGGAACCcggtgcgccgcatcgcgTGCTGGCGACGTGCGCCATAGAAGATGACCCGGTTTTGGTGGAAGGTATTGAGTGGCTGCTGGAGGCTGTATCGAAGGAGTACGACACACTGGCGAAGCGGGTGGCGAAGGACAGCAACGAGGTGAAGAGCGAAAAGGCTCGCCAACGGGCAGCCAGACTGGCTGCGATTCGCGGCGAGGACAGGTGA